The proteins below come from a single Miscanthus floridulus cultivar M001 chromosome 1, ASM1932011v1, whole genome shotgun sequence genomic window:
- the LOC136535839 gene encoding short-chain dehydrogenase TIC 32, chloroplastic-like isoform X1, whose protein sequence is MWWFYRKWPSGFSGASTAEEVTASVDGHGLVAVITGATSGIGLETARVLVLRGVHVVMAVRNVSAGLAAKAAIVAKIHGATIDVLELDLSSIASVRRFASEFDSLKLHLNILINNAGVLTRNCTLSCDGLELHFATNHIGHFLLTNLLLENMKSTCRDRGIEGRIVNVTSLGHAFSHPEGICFEKISDPSGFSNYTAYCQSKLANILHSNELSRIFKEEGVNISANSVHPGVIMTNIFRERTTVAALFNTIGRFMCRSVEQGAATTCYVAMHPQVKGISGKYFANCNVASPSSQASDAELAKKLWQFSLQTVS, encoded by the exons ATGTGGTGGTTCTACCGCAAATGGCCCTCGGGCTTCTCCGGCGCCTCAACGGCTGAGGAGGTCACTGCCAGCGTCGACGGCCATGGTCTGGTCGCCGTCATCACAG GTGCGACGAGCGGAATCGGGCTAGAGACGGCGCGCGTTCTGGTGCTGCGCGGTGTGCACGTCGTCATGGCCGTCCGCAACGTCTCTGCCGGGCTCGCGGCCAAGGCGGCCATCGTGGCCAAGATCCACGGCGCAACAATTGACGTTCTGGAGTTGGACCTCAGCTCCATAGCTTCCGTAAGGAGATTCGCCTCCGAGTTCGACTCTTTGAAACTGCACCTCAATATTCTCAT CAACAACGCTGGAGTGCTGACAAGGAACTGCACACTTTCCTGCGACGGTCTGGAACTGCATTTTGCAACAAATCACATTG GTCATTTTCTTCTAACGAACCTCCTACTGGAGAACATGAAGAGCACATGCAGGGACAGAGGCATCGAGGGACGGATCGTCAATGTGACGTCCTTAGGGCATGCGTTTTCTCATCCTGAAGGGATATGTTTTGAAAAAATTAGTGATCCTTCCGG TTTCAGCAACTACACTGCTTACTGTCAATCCAAGCTTGCCAACATTCTTCATTCTAATGAATTGTCCCGAATCTTCAAG GAGGAAGGAGTGAATATTTCAGCTAATTCAGTTCATCCTGGTGTCATCATGACAAACATTTTTAGGGAGAGAACTACTGTTGCTG CTCTTTTTAACACGATTGGAAGATTCATGTGTAGAAGCGTAGAACAG GGTGCTGCGACGACTTGCTATGTTGCAATGCATCCTCAAGTGAAGGGGATAAGTGGAAAGTACTTCGCCAATTGTAATGTAGCCAGCCCAAGCTCGCAAGCTTCGGATGCTGAGTTGGCCAAGAAGCTATGGCAATTCAGTTTGCAGACTGTTTCTTGA
- the LOC136535839 gene encoding short-chain dehydrogenase TIC 32, chloroplastic-like isoform X3, giving the protein MWWFYRKWPSGFSGASTAEEVTASVDGHGLVAVITGATSGIGLETARVLVLRGVHVVMAVRNVSAGLAAKAAIVAKIHGATIDVLELDLSSIASVRRFASEFDSLKLHLNILINNAGVLTRNCTLSCDGLELHFATNHIGHFLLTNLLLENMKSTCRDRGIEGRIVNVTSLGHAFSHPEGICFEKISDPSGFSNYTAYCQSKLANILHSNELSRIFKEEGVNISANSVHPGVIMTNIFRERTTVAGCCDDLLCCNASSSEGDKWKVLRQL; this is encoded by the exons ATGTGGTGGTTCTACCGCAAATGGCCCTCGGGCTTCTCCGGCGCCTCAACGGCTGAGGAGGTCACTGCCAGCGTCGACGGCCATGGTCTGGTCGCCGTCATCACAG GTGCGACGAGCGGAATCGGGCTAGAGACGGCGCGCGTTCTGGTGCTGCGCGGTGTGCACGTCGTCATGGCCGTCCGCAACGTCTCTGCCGGGCTCGCGGCCAAGGCGGCCATCGTGGCCAAGATCCACGGCGCAACAATTGACGTTCTGGAGTTGGACCTCAGCTCCATAGCTTCCGTAAGGAGATTCGCCTCCGAGTTCGACTCTTTGAAACTGCACCTCAATATTCTCAT CAACAACGCTGGAGTGCTGACAAGGAACTGCACACTTTCCTGCGACGGTCTGGAACTGCATTTTGCAACAAATCACATTG GTCATTTTCTTCTAACGAACCTCCTACTGGAGAACATGAAGAGCACATGCAGGGACAGAGGCATCGAGGGACGGATCGTCAATGTGACGTCCTTAGGGCATGCGTTTTCTCATCCTGAAGGGATATGTTTTGAAAAAATTAGTGATCCTTCCGG TTTCAGCAACTACACTGCTTACTGTCAATCCAAGCTTGCCAACATTCTTCATTCTAATGAATTGTCCCGAATCTTCAAG GAGGAAGGAGTGAATATTTCAGCTAATTCAGTTCATCCTGGTGTCATCATGACAAACATTTTTAGGGAGAGAACTACTGTTGCTG GGTGCTGCGACGACTTGCTATGTTGCAATGCATCCTCAAGTGAAGGGGATAAGTGGAAAGTACTTCGCCAATTGTAA
- the LOC136535839 gene encoding short-chain dehydrogenase TIC 32, chloroplastic-like isoform X2 — MWWFYRKWPSGFSGASTAEEVTASVDGHGLVAVITGATSGIGLETARVLVLRGVHVVMAVRNVSAGLAAKAAIVAKIHGATIDVLELDLSSIASVRRFASEFDSLKLHLNILINNAGVLTRNCTLSCDGLELHFATNHIGHFLLTNLLLENMKSTCRDRGIEGRIVNVTSLGHAFSHPEGICFEKISDPSGFSNYTAYCQSKLANILHSNELSRIFKEEGVNISANSVHPGVIMTNIFRERTTVAALFNTIGRFMCRSVEQGAAATCYTLVEHALILMNFF; from the exons ATGTGGTGGTTCTACCGCAAATGGCCCTCGGGCTTCTCCGGCGCCTCAACGGCTGAGGAGGTCACTGCCAGCGTCGACGGCCATGGTCTGGTCGCCGTCATCACAG GTGCGACGAGCGGAATCGGGCTAGAGACGGCGCGCGTTCTGGTGCTGCGCGGTGTGCACGTCGTCATGGCCGTCCGCAACGTCTCTGCCGGGCTCGCGGCCAAGGCGGCCATCGTGGCCAAGATCCACGGCGCAACAATTGACGTTCTGGAGTTGGACCTCAGCTCCATAGCTTCCGTAAGGAGATTCGCCTCCGAGTTCGACTCTTTGAAACTGCACCTCAATATTCTCAT CAACAACGCTGGAGTGCTGACAAGGAACTGCACACTTTCCTGCGACGGTCTGGAACTGCATTTTGCAACAAATCACATTG GTCATTTTCTTCTAACGAACCTCCTACTGGAGAACATGAAGAGCACATGCAGGGACAGAGGCATCGAGGGACGGATCGTCAATGTGACGTCCTTAGGGCATGCGTTTTCTCATCCTGAAGGGATATGTTTTGAAAAAATTAGTGATCCTTCCGG TTTCAGCAACTACACTGCTTACTGTCAATCCAAGCTTGCCAACATTCTTCATTCTAATGAATTGTCCCGAATCTTCAAG GAGGAAGGAGTGAATATTTCAGCTAATTCAGTTCATCCTGGTGTCATCATGACAAACATTTTTAGGGAGAGAACTACTGTTGCTG CTCTTTTTAACACGATTGGAAGATTCATGTGTAGAAGCGTAGAACAG GGTGCTGCAGCAACATGCTATACGTTGGTGGAACATGCACTGATCCTAATGAACTTTTTTTAA